From Cytophagales bacterium:
ATGTATTGTTAAAAGAAAAAACGTGTATCCTTTAAATATTGAAATAAACAACTATGCTACAAGTAACATCGCCTTACGATTTAAGCCTTATTAAAGAAATCCCATTAGTAGGGAAAGCAGAAGTGGAGAAAGCGCTCACCACTGCCTACGGTTTATTTCTTGACCAATCAAAATGGATTCCGGCACACGAGCGGATTGCCATTTTAGAGCGTACAGCAGAAATAATGAAAACCCAAATTGCAGCGCTAACCAAAACTGCTGCCCGGGAAGGCGGAAAACCCTATTTAGATTCTAAGGTCGAGGTTTTACGTGCAATCAATGGAGTGAAAATTGCCGCGGAACATATTGGGCAATTAAAAGGAGAACAAATTCCGATGGGTTTAACAAAAGCATCTGAAAACCGATTAGCTTTTACTACACGAGAGCCCATAGGGGTTGTTTCATCTATTAGCGCGTTCAATCATCCGCTCAATTTAATTGTTCATCAAACGGCAACTGCAATTGCAGCAGGATGTCCTGTAATAATTAAACCTGCCCTAACAACTCCTTTATCATGTTTGGCTTTTGTGGAAATACTTTCAGAAGCAGGATTGCCGGAAGGATGGTGCCAGGCAATTGTTTGTGAAAATGATGCAGCAGAACAATTGGTTACTGACCCAAGAGTAAATTATTTCTCTTTTATCGGTTCTGCAAAAGTTGGATGGTATTTACGTTCCAAATTATCTTCCGGAACACGATGCGCACTAGAACATGGTGGTGCCGCTCCCGTAATTGTAGAGAAAGATGCTGTTTTTAATGAAATGTTACCCGCTCTTTTAAAAGGGGGTTTCTATCATGCCGGACAAGTTTGTGTTTCCGTGCAGCGGGTTTTTGTTCATGAAAGTATTTGCGAAGAAGTTGCCAATCGGTTAGCAGAAATGGCACGTCAATTAATAGTCGGAGACCCAATGGATGAAAAAACAGAAGTTGGTCCGCTTATCTTGCCCGGAGAAGTTGACAGAGTGGAAGAATGGGTGAATGAAGCCGTTGATGGCGGGACAAAACTATTGTGCGGAGGAAAGCGAATCTCTGACACTTGTTATGAACCAACAGTCCTCTTAAATCCACCGACAAATGTTCGGGTATCAACACAGGAAATTTTTGGCCCGGTAGTCTGTGTTTATTCTTATTCAGACAGAAATAAGGCCATTGAAATTGCCAATAGTCTGGACGTTCATTTTCAGGCCTCTGTTTTTACCAAAAATATAGACGTAGCGCTTGACTGTGTAAAAAAACTTAATGCAACGGCTGTTATGGTAAACGACCATACTGCTTTTCGGGTGGATTGGATGCCCTTTGGAGGAAGAGATACTTCAGGTATTGGCATGGGAGGAATTCAATACTCCATGCAAGAAATGACAAGAGAAAAATTAATGGTGATAAAAGTAAAAGCCTAAAACTATTTATTCAAATGATTACAGTTTCGGATTTAAGAATTCAATTTGGTAAGAGAGTGTTGTTCCAGGATGTAAATATGAAATTTACAGCGGGAAATTGTTATGGAGTGATAGGAGCAAACGGTTCGGGAAAATCGACACTTTTAAAGGCAATTTCGGGAGAAATTGATACTGCTTCCGGACATATTATTTTGGGGTCTGGCGAAAGACTTTCTGTTTTAAGCCAGGATCACTTTGTCTTTGACGAATATTCAGTACTTAATACTGTTATCAAAGGGCACTCACAACTGTGGGATATCATACAAGAAAAAGATGCACTATATGCTAAACCCGATTTTTCTGATAAAGATGGTATTAAAACAGCCGTATTAGAAGAAAAATTCGCAGATATGGAAGGTTGGAATGCCGAAAGCGATGCTGCAACTTTGTTGAGCGATTTGGGAATAAAGGAAGAATTTCATTCTACTTTAATGAAAGATATGAGCGGGAAGAAAAAAGTAAGAGTTTTGTTGGCCCAGGCTCTTTATGGCAAGCCTGATAATTTATTGCTTGATGAGCCTACAAACGACCTTGACCTCGAAACTGTAATGTGGTTAGAGAATTATCTATCGAATTATGAAAATACTGTTTTAGTTGTATCCCACGACAGGCATTTTCTCGATGCAATAAGTACGCATACTGTTGATATTGATTTTCGGGAAATACAAATGTTTGCAGGAAATTACAGCTTTTGGTATCAAAGTAGCCAGTTAGCATTAAAACAGCAGCAAATGCAAAATAAAAAAACGGAAGAAAAGCGTAAGGAATTACAAGTATTTATTGCACGTTTTAGTGCAAATGCTGCTAAATCCAAACAGGCAACAAGTCGTAAAAAAATACTTGAAAATCTTAATATTGAAGATATTAAGCCTTCAACAAGAAAATATCCGGGCATTATTTTTAGTCCTGAGCGTGAAGTAGGCAATAAAATTCTTGAAGTTAGCGGCTTAAGTGCAAGTATTGATGGTAAAGTTTTGTTTAAGGATGTAGATTTTTATGCAAACAAAGGCGATAAAATTATATTCTTATCGAAAGACCCTAGAGCAATGACTGCTTTTTTTGAGATAATAAACGCTAAACAAAAAGCTGATGCAGGTACATATGAATGGGGACAAACTATTACCTCCGCATATTTACCTTTCGATAATTCAGAATTTTTTAGATCCAGGTTAAATCTATTCGATTGGCTTTGCCAGTTTACTACCGATACAACAGAACTTTATATTCGGGGTTATTTAGGAAAAATGTTATTTACCGGAGAAGATATTTATAAAAAAGTTGATGTTTTATCCGGGGGAGAGAAAATGCGTTGTATGATTTCTAAGATGATGCTTGTAAATGCCAATGCATTGGTGTTGGATACACCTACAAATCATCTCGATCTTGAGTCTATCCAGGCATTCAATAATAATTTAATTAAGTACCCGGGAAATATTTTTATGTCATCTCACGACCACGAGTTTATTCAAACAGTTTGTAACAGAATTATTGAACTTACTCCTAAGGGTATTATTGATAAAGTTATGGATTACGATGAATATATTGCGGATGAAAAATTAATGGTTTAAGAGAAAAAAGGTGCAAATAGCAGGAAAAGGAAACACTACGTGTTATATAGTTTATGATTATTCAAATAAATTTGATATATTTGCAAAGCAAATAGAACAGATATATACAAAGTTAAATAAATTATTTCACATATAAATCCAATTAAAATAAAACTACCATGGAACCTACAATAACTTACGTTACATTGATAGCAGGATTAGTTACCATTACCTGGTTTATTAGGGATGTGAGAAAACAAAACAGTAAATCGCTTAAATCAATAGACCAAACTCAGACGAGGCAAAGTGAAATATTGCTGAAAATAGAGGAAGGGCAAAGAAAGGGATTTGAAGTATTAGATCAAGGACAAATAACATTAGCAAAAATTCTTGAAAGAGTAGAAAAAAGCAGTGAAGCAACAGCTAGGATCCTTGAAAGAATAGAAAAAAAGTAAATTTTGAAACATTAATAAAAGATAAGGAAGAAGATTAAAATGGAGTACACATGGATTGAATTAATTGTTGGTTTTCTTGGTATAGCATTTTTGGTAGGTATTACCAGGTATTTCATCTGGGACTATCGTAAACATATCAAAAAATTGTTTCCTGATTTAGATGAGGAAGATAATTAAAATAATTCTTATATTTGCACTATGACTACATCTCAAACATACCATATGAAATGTACAGACACGGTGCACCGTGTCTCAACCACGCCCTCCTGAAACCCGCATGGGAGCAGAGAGAAGGATTCACCATTTCAACCTTAAAGACCATTTCAACCTTAAAGACCATTTAAAATGTTTAAAAACAGTATTTTTCTAATTATACAAACATTATTTGTCCTGCAATTATACGCCCAGGTACCTACCCCCGCAAAAGAACAAACAAAGCCAATGATCCTTACAGGAGGCACCGCCCATCTTGGCAATGGCAAGGTCATAGAAAACGCGGCAGTAGGATTTGAAAGAGGGAAAATTACAATTGTGGCAGACGCTGCCAAACTTCAAATTGACAAAAGCAAGTTTGAAGTTATTGACGTCACCGGCAAACATCTGTATCCCGGCTTTATAGCGCCCAACACAACACTGGGGTTAAGAGATATTGACCAGGTGAGGGCAACGCTTGATTTTGATGAGGTAGGCGATATTATTCCAAACGTACGTACAATAATTGCCTATAATACGGACTCGGAAATTATCCCAACGGTGCGGAGCAATGGCGTTTTATTAGCGCAGCCTACTCCAAAAGGTGGGCTTATTTCAGGCACTTCATCCATCGTTGAACTGGACGGCTGGAACTGGGAAGATGCAGCCTACCGGATAGATGACGGCATTCATTTGCAGTGGCCGAAAATGTTTACCAGTTCGGGCTGGTGGGCAGAACCAGGGCCTATAAAGAAAAACAAGAAGCGGGGCATGCAACTGGCTAAGCTTGAAAAATTTTTCCAGGATGCTGTGTCATATTACAAATCCAGACATGACATGTCTTCTGGAGTAAATTTGAAATTAGAATCAATGAAGGGTTTGTTTGATGGTAAAAAGACGCTGTTCATGCACACCAATTACAGCAAGGAAATTATTGAAAGCATCAAATTCGCTAAAAAATACGGTGTAAAGAAGATCGTCATTGTTGGCGGAAAAGATGCCTGGATGGTGGCTGATTTTTTAAAACAAATGGATATAGCGGTCATATTGTTTAGGATCCATTCCCTGCCTCCCAATAAAGATGATGATATAGACCTGTCTTATAAGATGCCTTATATACTTCATCAAAAGGGTGTTCTGTTCTGTCTTAATTATATGGGCGGTATGGAGGCAATGGGTCAGCGCAACCTGCCTTTTATTGCCGGTACTGCTGCGGCTTATGGGCTCACCAAGGAAGAAGCATTGATGCTGATCACCTCCAATACGGCTAAAATATTGGGCATTGACAAGCGTGTTGGCACAATTGAAGAAGGAAAAGACGCCACCCTCATCGTTTCAACCGGGGATGTATTAGATATCCGCACCAACAACATTGAGTATGCTTTCATCAGGGGCAAAAAAATTGATCTTGATAATAAGCAGAAGCGGCTTTACAGGAAGTTTAAGGAGAAATATATAAAATAATTTTAGTGGAGAATACCGGATTCGAACCGGTGACCCCCACGCTGCCAGCGTGATGCTCTAGCCAACTGAGCTAATTCCCCGGGAATAAATCTTGCAAATATAGCAACTAATTTTTACTAAAACATCTGTTCATGAGAAAGCGCTTATTTCCAATAGCGATCATCACATGTATGATAATACAAGCAGACGCACAGAATGAGTTGAAATTAGAGAAGAAGTATAATATTAGAGGCAATACAGGGATCAAGGGATATGACCCCGTGGCTTATTTTGTTAGTGATAAAGCGCAAAAGGGCTCGAAGAAGATTCAATATACCCATGATGGAATTATATACCGGTTTACTTCAGAGAGCAATAAACAATTGTTTATAGGCGATCCTGAAAAATACCTACCTGCTTATGGAGGATTTTGTGCCTATGGGGTAGGGCATGATGGTAAGAGATTTAATGTGAATCCAAAGGCATTCAAAATTATTGATGGGAAGAATTATTTGTTTTGGAGACGGTTTATTTATGATGCCATTAAAAGATGGGATAAAGATGAGGAGCAATTAAAAATAAATGCTGACCGGAATTGGAAGAAACTGTAGGAGCCCCCCTAAATCCCCCCAAAGGGGGGACTATTCCATCGCTTTTGCCAGCCCCTTTCCCTTTGGGAAGTGTGGTGGGAAAGTCCCCCCTTTGGGGGGATTTAGGGGGGCTGTTAGGGGGGCTCCAATACTCAATCAAAACGGTCTTATCGCTTTCACAAAAATTTCAAGCCAATATTTTGTAAACAAGCCGGCTTCTATTACACCACGACTGGTTGAGGCATGAATAAATTTTGCGTTATTATTATCCCTGACTTCAGTAACTAATCCAACGTGTGTGATCCTTTTGCTGTTTTTGCGAGCAGAAAAGAATACAATATCACCAGGTTTGATGTTTGTAATATTTACTTTTTTACCTGTCTCTTTCAGTTGAACTGAAGTGCGGGGCAGCTCTATATCTGCAGCCTTATATGAGACCCATACCAATCCTGAGCAATCCATTCCGGCTCTTGTAGTTCCGCCATATTTATAACCGGTGCCAATGTAAGAACGGGCGGTTTCTATTACTTTATTGATTTTTTCTGACGATTTATAAGATGATATTTTTATCTTTTTTTCACCTGGTGCACTTTTGCCGGAAATCGTAGATGGACTTTTACAGGCAAAAGTTAAAAACAATAGTAACAGGAAAATGAAAAATTGAAATAAATTCATAATTTTATACGAACTTAATCAATTAAATATGGAATTCAATAAACCTGCCCCTAAAATTATAGACAAGTTTAAAGAAATTGTTGGCAAGCAGTATGTTTTTACAGATGAGGAGCAACTTTTTGACTATTCCCATGATGAAACCGGAGACCTGTCCTTTCTGCCTGACGTGGTGATAAAACCACGTACATCACAAGAGATCAGTGAAATATTAAAAATTTGTAACGAACATAAAATTGCCGTGACACCCCGGGGAGCGGGTACAGGCTTGAGCGGAGGAGCATTGCCGGTACACGGTGGTATTTCTCTCTCTATTGAACGATTTAATAAGATCATTCATATAGATGAACAAAATTTCCAGGCAATGGTGGAGCCAGGCGTTATTACACAGGTATTTCAGGAAGCCGTTATTGAGAAGGGATTATTTTACCCACCCGACCCGGCCAGCAGGGGCTCATGTTTCCTGGGGGGAAATGTAGCTGAAAATTCCGGAGGCCCGAAAGCTGTGAAATATGGTGTAGTTAAAGATTATGTGTTGAACCTGGAAGTCGTATTGCCCAATGGAGCAATTATCTGGACAGGCGCCAATGTGCTTAAGAATGCTACCGGCTATAACCTTACCCAACTGATGGTGGGAAGTGAAGGTACATTGGGAATTATTACCAAAATAGTATTTAAGCTCATTCCCCATCCTAAACAAGATCTATTGATGTTGGTGCCTTTCCGTTCGGCTGAAAAAGCATGCCAGGCCGTTGCTGCGATTATGCAGTCAGGTATAACACCTTCAGGGCTCGAATTTATGGAACGTGACGCTATTATGTGGTCATTGAGATATGTAAAAATTGAAAACATTCCCACAAAAGATCACATACAAGCCTGGTTATTAATAGAAGTAGATGGTAATGAGCTCGAAATGTTATTTAAGGATTGTGAAAAAATTACAGAAGTAGTTGAGCAATTTGATGCCGGTGAAGTTTTATTTGCTGATACATCAGGCCAGAAAGAGGAATTGTGGAAAGTGAGACGCTGTATTGCAGAAGCTGTGAAGTCACGTTCTGATTACATTGATGAAGATACGGTTGTTCCCCGTGCCAAGCTCCCTATGCTGTTAAAAGGCGTCAAGGAAATTGGTAAAAAGTATCAATTTAATACCGTATGCTATGGACATGCCGGTGACGGTAACTTACACGTTAATATATTGAGGGAAAACATAAGTCAGCAGGATTGGAAGCAAAAAGTGCCTGAAGGCATACGTGAGATTTTCCAACTATGCAAATCTTTAGGCGGTACGATCTCAGGAGAACACGGTATAGGTTATATACAAAAGCCATATATCAATATCGCTTTAGATGATGTGCAGCTTGGTTTGATGCGCGGGATCAAAGAGCTGTTTGATCCAAAAGGGGTATTGAATCCGGGGAAGATATTTTGATTGGGGTAACGGTTTGCCGCTAAATACAGTGCGGATTTTAATCCTTCGTTCCTGTTTGTCAGCACATAATCGCAAATATACCAATTTTTCTTTATTTAAGATTTTCAAGATCGTTTAAATCTTTCAATCTGCCACTTGTTTTTTTATCAGTAAAACTAAAAGTTTTTTGTAGTCTTTGTCTATTACCATTGCTATCTGTTAGATATAAATTCCTGAGATATTCAAGGGCAGCAATTCTTTCTTCAGGTGTTTTTGTCTTCCAAAAGGCAAAATCTGAATTTTTATCTTTTAAAGAAAAGAAAACGATTTGTTTCTTTTTAGATTTCATTAACGTCCATGGCTATGTGCAGTTGCGGTTTAATTGCTTCGTACTTTTCCCCACTACAAAGATAAATAAAAAGTACAAACACTTGATGTTATTACGTCCACCGCAATTGCATATAGCCGATGTTAGCAACTGTAGCCTCCTTTCTACTATCTTTCAAAAACATTTTTCTTTCTCTTTTTTTATTCTGTTTTCTTGCCTAACGAAAAGTAGGGCAGGCAGGTTTTTCTTTTTCGGGAGGGGCAGCTATGCTCTTTTGCAATTTTGGGCTGTGGGTGGGCTTGAGCGAATTGCAAATGTGCATAGCTGCGAAGCGTATAATTGGTGATTAATTATTTTACCTTTATGTAGATATTGGAAAATAGGTAGTCGTATTTTACTTTACTGATAGTGATATTATTACGATTAACAACACCATTTATTGAATAGAACTTATCCAAAGAGTACTTATTCAACTTGATAGAAGAAACTCTTTCCGTGATCTCAGATTCGTTTAATGTAATGATATTTGGCTGAACCTTTGCCTGATGTATTAGAGAATTTAGTGCATCATCCGTAAGGTCAGTTATTGGCCTTATCCCATTCTCCACAACATACAAATCAAATCTGGCACCTGATCTATTTATTAGAAGATATATAAACGAATTAAGATTGGTTGCGTTGATATGTTTGATAATTTGCGAAGCGACTTTTAGTTTTCTTAGTTTTTGGTTTGTTGATTTGAAATTTTTAATCGCGTCCGTATTGTAGCTCAACTCTTCTATTCTTCGAGACCAATAGTTCTCCGCACCTTTAACAACTTCCTTTAAAAAGCGAGTTTTATACTCCTTACTGATATCGATTCCATATGCCTTCCTACCCATGTTACTTGCCAAAGCTATAGCTGAACCCGAGCCTGCAAAGGGATCCAACACGATATCACCTTTATTGGATGCAATAGATATGATTTTTTCAGCCAAGGCAAATGGAATGGGACAAAAATGGTCTTGTTTTCCATTACCCCACCCCCTGATTGGAGTTGTGTAATGCCACACATTGCTTGGAGCTTTACCACTAGGATTGTATCTCTCCGGGAATGAAAGCCACCATTTTTTCAGATCATTTATTTCACGAACACGGTCAATATTAAAAGTATATTTTTGACCCTTCTTAAAGAATAGAATATATTCAAATTGATTTTTGAACCTTCCTTTAGAATTCCAAGGCAAGTTCTTTTCTTTATCCCAAATTATCACTTCTTTTAAGTTCCATGTTTCCCCGTAAAGTTCTTGAAGTTTTCTATGTAGGTCAAAAGGGAGTGGTCTTATTTCGCCCTTTTTTTTGATAGTGTCTATAATTAGCCAGAACGTTGCGTTTTCATTCGCAAGTTCGTAGCACTGTTGAAAAACTCCTGCCACATCTTGAAGATATTCTTCATAGTTACTAGTGCCAAAACCGATTTGATCTTTCATCCCTTCGTAATCAAGCATGTCAAAGTATGGAGGAGAAGATATAATAAGATCAAGTGAAGGAATGCGGTAACGCTTTACTAAACTTGTCAAGTTTCGAGAGTTTCCAATGTAATATTTTGCCAATCCATTCATATTACTCCTTCGTAATATTGAGGGTAGTATTTATAAAATTGTACGTAAGACTTAATATCGGCTAACGATAGTTCTATCTTTAGGTTAAGCTCTTTAGAAACAAAGATTTTTTCCTTATCACTATTTGAATCATAATTCTTGTCACTTAATTTTGATTCTACATTACTAATTTCATTTTGTAGCATTTGAATCTTTGAATCCAAATAATGTTTCTCTTTATAAGTAATAAGTGGAATGTCAATATCTATAATCTCATCATTTATCCTTATGAACTGATTCTGCAAGATAGGAGTATTTTTAGGTTTGCAAAAAATACCTCCCAAAGTATACATTTTTGCACGATCAGAATATGTGAAACTAAATAGCTTATTAAAAGCTAGTTTCTCATATAACATTCTTTCCTTGAAAATGTTAATACATATGTGTTCAAGAAGTTTGGGGTAAAGAAGTGGCTCAAAAAATATTTCTTTTTTGTATTCGGGTTCAATATACTCACTGAACTGATCATTAAAAGCAATTTTTTCATCTTCGTCAAGTTCACCTTGAGCATCAATAGTAAAAACTAACAGGTCATTTCCCTTACAATGTTGGCTAAGAATCCCGAAATCTTCTAATACAATATCATTAAGTTCCAGATCATAGTCCATCCAAATTATACTATTGCTATTCCATGATCGACTGGATAAATATTTAGTAGAACGTTGATTATGAAATTGAATAAAGTCATAAGGTTTATTAAACTCAAATCTTTTTGGTGTGATTTTGTCATCAATAGAAATAAGTTTTTCTAAGTCCAAAAATTTGTGGAATAAAATGAAATCATAGTAGTAAATTGATCCCATTCCAATGTATTCATGGTCTTGAAGATTGTTAAAACCACTATATCCTTTAAGTTCCTGAAGTATTTCAATGATGATTTTTCTCTCTATCTGTTTCCTTGGCCGAAATAGATAATTGACTTTTTCAAAACTGGGTATTGTTTCTTTTGCAATCGCCATTATTTAATCTCTTTGAGTTTTACGTAATAATCGAATGACTCAATGCCTACCTGTCCATTGGTTGTTGCTTTCATGTGTCGTTTTACTTTTTCAACTAGTTCTTTGGGCTTTTGATAATTAATTATTGTTGTTGTTTTAGCCTTTTTAATTGGAGCAACAAATTCTATATTTTCGTTCCCAAGTTCTTCTAATGAGACTTTTCCTGTTTCTTCACTGTCATCTTTGATACTTTTTTCGAGACTATCACTACGTGATTTCTCATCTTTATATTTTGTCGAAAGATGGTCAATGACAGGTCTAGCTGTTTTAACCATTTCCTTGAGAACATGATTATAAATTTTGCTTTCTTCGTTTAATCCATTTTTGGAAGTATTTAAAGGGAGCATAGAGGGGTCATCAGCTTCTAAAAATACAAATCCTCTAAAATCATTATATATGGGGTGGTAATCTGGCAGCATCCCCTTACCAGCTTCCCAACCAGTAGCTGGCGTAGTGTCATCAACTAAAATTAGGCGATCATTAGTAAATATATTCCAGCCTCTTCTTCCTGAATGTTTTGCTTCAGTTCTTCCATGTTTTGGCTCTATACCACATATTATGTCAATACTCACATCTCCATATTGTTCCTTATATCGAGCTGGCTTGTATCTATCATCAGAGATGAACTCAATATTAAATGGTTCAATTTTTCCCCCATTTAAATAAATGGTTACATATTGTTCAATGATTCTTGTATACACTATATGAATTAATCTTTTTAATCGATCAAGGAATACATTGCTATCAAACTTCAATTTAATTTCTTCATTTAAATCTGTTATACTTATTCTAGTATAATTTTTCTTATTGTTTGGTTTTGATTTAACTGAATTTATTTCAAAATCCCAAACCTTATCCTTTTTCCATTCGTCTACATCAATATAGATCGTATTGGTGTATTTGCCATCATCAGTGATTATTTCAATTTTCTTACCTATTTTAAAGATTGAACGCTTCATTCCAATACCGTATAATCCAATCGATTTTTTTTCTCGCTTCAGTTCATCAACTCCGAATATGAATACGCGTTCTTTGAGTAATTCTTTTTCAATTCCTCCACAGGTATCATAAATCTCAAACTTGTTCTTATTAATAGTTAGCTTAATTTCTTTGCGGTTTGATATTTCATGACGTTTATAGCTGTCAATGGAATTATCCAACAAATCCATAATACAATCTTTTACATCAATATCTTGAGTCAAAATATCTATAAAAAAAGTTTTTGTCGTATATGATTTAGCTACTTCTTTGGCCATAGGTATGTAGTTTTATTTGAGATTTCAAAGATAATGCATTAATTCAATTTTTATCGGTAGGCAAACTGCAAGCTCTTTCAAATTTTGCTTTACCATTAAAAAGGGTGAACACTTCAAAGCAAAATTTGAATGTGCTTGCCTGCGTTGGCAAGAAAAACCTGCCTGCCCGGATTCTTTTGTACTAATGTCTTTTTATAGTCGTCTGTCATTTTTTATTTTTTTTGTCCCCCGCTTATAAAGAGCACTACAGTGTCAAGGGGGCTATTGTTGCTAACCAGAAGAATTAAATATAAAAGATGATGTTTATAAGTTAGTTTATGGGCATCTCTAAAAACTACATATTTTTTAAAACACACCCCTTGCCCCTCTTGATAGAGGGGAATGTATGGTG
This genomic window contains:
- a CDS encoding aldehyde dehydrogenase family protein → MLQVTSPYDLSLIKEIPLVGKAEVEKALTTAYGLFLDQSKWIPAHERIAILERTAEIMKTQIAALTKTAAREGGKPYLDSKVEVLRAINGVKIAAEHIGQLKGEQIPMGLTKASENRLAFTTREPIGVVSSISAFNHPLNLIVHQTATAIAAGCPVIIKPALTTPLSCLAFVEILSEAGLPEGWCQAIVCENDAAEQLVTDPRVNYFSFIGSAKVGWYLRSKLSSGTRCALEHGGAAPVIVEKDAVFNEMLPALLKGGFYHAGQVCVSVQRVFVHESICEEVANRLAEMARQLIVGDPMDEKTEVGPLILPGEVDRVEEWVNEAVDGGTKLLCGGKRISDTCYEPTVLLNPPTNVRVSTQEIFGPVVCVYSYSDRNKAIEIANSLDVHFQASVFTKNIDVALDCVKKLNATAVMVNDHTAFRVDWMPFGGRDTSGIGMGGIQYSMQEMTREKLMVIKVKA
- a CDS encoding ATP-binding cassette domain-containing protein, producing the protein MITVSDLRIQFGKRVLFQDVNMKFTAGNCYGVIGANGSGKSTLLKAISGEIDTASGHIILGSGERLSVLSQDHFVFDEYSVLNTVIKGHSQLWDIIQEKDALYAKPDFSDKDGIKTAVLEEKFADMEGWNAESDAATLLSDLGIKEEFHSTLMKDMSGKKKVRVLLAQALYGKPDNLLLDEPTNDLDLETVMWLENYLSNYENTVLVVSHDRHFLDAISTHTVDIDFREIQMFAGNYSFWYQSSQLALKQQQMQNKKTEEKRKELQVFIARFSANAAKSKQATSRKKILENLNIEDIKPSTRKYPGIIFSPEREVGNKILEVSGLSASIDGKVLFKDVDFYANKGDKIIFLSKDPRAMTAFFEIINAKQKADAGTYEWGQTITSAYLPFDNSEFFRSRLNLFDWLCQFTTDTTELYIRGYLGKMLFTGEDIYKKVDVLSGGEKMRCMISKMMLVNANALVLDTPTNHLDLESIQAFNNNLIKYPGNIFMSSHDHEFIQTVCNRIIELTPKGIIDKVMDYDEYIADEKLMV
- a CDS encoding amidohydrolase family protein, which encodes MFKNSIFLIIQTLFVLQLYAQVPTPAKEQTKPMILTGGTAHLGNGKVIENAAVGFERGKITIVADAAKLQIDKSKFEVIDVTGKHLYPGFIAPNTTLGLRDIDQVRATLDFDEVGDIIPNVRTIIAYNTDSEIIPTVRSNGVLLAQPTPKGGLISGTSSIVELDGWNWEDAAYRIDDGIHLQWPKMFTSSGWWAEPGPIKKNKKRGMQLAKLEKFFQDAVSYYKSRHDMSSGVNLKLESMKGLFDGKKTLFMHTNYSKEIIESIKFAKKYGVKKIVIVGGKDAWMVADFLKQMDIAVILFRIHSLPPNKDDDIDLSYKMPYILHQKGVLFCLNYMGGMEAMGQRNLPFIAGTAAAYGLTKEEALMLITSNTAKILGIDKRVGTIEEGKDATLIVSTGDVLDIRTNNIEYAFIRGKKIDLDNKQKRLYRKFKEKYIK
- a CDS encoding YHS domain protein translates to MRKRLFPIAIITCMIIQADAQNELKLEKKYNIRGNTGIKGYDPVAYFVSDKAQKGSKKIQYTHDGIIYRFTSESNKQLFIGDPEKYLPAYGGFCAYGVGHDGKRFNVNPKAFKIIDGKNYLFWRRFIYDAIKRWDKDEEQLKINADRNWKKL
- a CDS encoding NlpC/P60 family protein, which translates into the protein MNLFQFFIFLLLLFLTFACKSPSTISGKSAPGEKKIKISSYKSSEKINKVIETARSYIGTGYKYGGTTRAGMDCSGLVWVSYKAADIELPRTSVQLKETGKKVNITNIKPGDIVFFSARKNSKRITHVGLVTEVRDNNNAKFIHASTSRGVIEAGLFTKYWLEIFVKAIRPF
- a CDS encoding FAD-binding protein; translated protein: MEFNKPAPKIIDKFKEIVGKQYVFTDEEQLFDYSHDETGDLSFLPDVVIKPRTSQEISEILKICNEHKIAVTPRGAGTGLSGGALPVHGGISLSIERFNKIIHIDEQNFQAMVEPGVITQVFQEAVIEKGLFYPPDPASRGSCFLGGNVAENSGGPKAVKYGVVKDYVLNLEVVLPNGAIIWTGANVLKNATGYNLTQLMVGSEGTLGIITKIVFKLIPHPKQDLLMLVPFRSAEKACQAVAAIMQSGITPSGLEFMERDAIMWSLRYVKIENIPTKDHIQAWLLIEVDGNELEMLFKDCEKITEVVEQFDAGEVLFADTSGQKEELWKVRRCIAEAVKSRSDYIDEDTVVPRAKLPMLLKGVKEIGKKYQFNTVCYGHAGDGNLHVNILRENISQQDWKQKVPEGIREIFQLCKSLGGTISGEHGIGYIQKPYINIALDDVQLGLMRGIKELFDPKGVLNPGKIF
- a CDS encoding site-specific DNA-methyltransferase, which codes for MNGLAKYYIGNSRNLTSLVKRYRIPSLDLIISSPPYFDMLDYEGMKDQIGFGTSNYEEYLQDVAGVFQQCYELANENATFWLIIDTIKKKGEIRPLPFDLHRKLQELYGETWNLKEVIIWDKEKNLPWNSKGRFKNQFEYILFFKKGQKYTFNIDRVREINDLKKWWLSFPERYNPSGKAPSNVWHYTTPIRGWGNGKQDHFCPIPFALAEKIISIASNKGDIVLDPFAGSGSAIALASNMGRKAYGIDISKEYKTRFLKEVVKGAENYWSRRIEELSYNTDAIKNFKSTNQKLRKLKVASQIIKHINATNLNSFIYLLINRSGARFDLYVVENGIRPITDLTDDALNSLIHQAKVQPNIITLNESEITERVSSIKLNKYSLDKFYSINGVVNRNNITISKVKYDYLFSNIYIKVK